The Juglans regia cultivar Chandler chromosome 6, Walnut 2.0, whole genome shotgun sequence genome contains the following window.
tatgcgaggttttatacaagttaataagactgaggttgactttatgaaaacttgcatattttgagagttaatgagaacttggaaaaaataaagaccaacctcggtcgcttatctgcattattcatcaaatctttatgaaaaaggaaaaatatgttttgacatgcattgtgtagacatgagctaaattctatcatatgtttttctgaaatctgaaaaagggagtgatattgagaatatggaaaattgtgcatttatttagaaagatgttatggcttttgttgtcagtgtgtgtaaactgtctgattctgttttggtactctgtattattttgatataacatctgaaaacctttggtatggtgtactggtatttgtatctgactctgtctctgctttgctctgctctgctctgtttgggttggtaccaagttctctgtctctgagtgcacccactttggaaacaaagtggttttattgtggtttttcctgtgtgcacactcggggctccgagaagaataaaggaaagatttcacctctgtctctgcctggtttggccaccgaggttagcacaatcctaccacaggggtgaaacatggtctctgctctgtgtgatgctctgttttgatctgatgatgatactcagtttatgttatgccaaagtactattggcttttacttgtcttaaaaccatcattctgttacttttaaaaatatgttatgttctgcacgataactctggaaaatattttgttctgcatgttatactttgtaaatcctcatgtttgcacgctagcatatgttctctgcttactaagttgttgataactcaccccctatcttcataatattttcagatgatgtagAGAGTCCAACTggggacctggattagattggtgagcatgattaagctgaggagaagatgttagaagaaggaattctgatggccttcaattttaatgtcttttagatttaattatatcttggacTTGgttttagtaagacttatgaaaattattagtttggtttgttatgagtACCAGGAAATTGTGGactctttagtttattttgttgcaaTAATGACTtcgtggagttttcaatgtggctATTTcgagtacatgagattgagttttgctattaaagttttgaagttttattttagatgtgttggaaaacatgttcttaagtgacatgtagtaattctctAGACCAACCAGGTTTAGGGCGTTACAAaaactctgataccaatgtaaGAAAGTATAGTAAAAAAATACCTCAAGTtcaatttatcaaattttttcacaaaattttttaaattagcaaatctcaaaagttttctCTTAATGACAAAGTGTACTaagtaatataaaattaaaataacacttAAATTTATCTTATGAAGAGAGAATAGAAAATGAGAACTTTTGTATAGTTCAGATGGATCCAAAATCAAACTGGGGGGCTACACACGGCTTGCCTTCACTTTGCGGACGTTGAAGGCCAGTCATTACACTGTAATCAATTTGCAGACGTTGCATGCTGCCGCAAAAGAGCAGCATCAGTAACGCATGGCATTAATTTAAGTCATCCGTTGCCAGTAAAGTAACGTATTCACGTTACTACAAGCTGAAGGGAGGGGGTCAGCtcacgtgggcgcccctcctGCCCTCCTGCTATCACAGTGGAATATAATGATGAAGAGAGCAACCGGAGATTGAAAGGATAGCCAGAGGACATCAAGGAACATTTGTGTAACCACATGTAATAGATCTTCAGCTGGACCCCAGACTTGCTAATCAACAAGGACATGCACACTTGCTAGCAAAATGGGTTGCTGATACGAATACGTTTGAGTATCACTTcaaacttttatgtaaaatggGAGTAAGTTTTCGACCTACATATAATTCATGTGCTTTATTTTTGTAATCTTGATTCTTTAATATGAGTATCTTATtcgtgaaaaaagaaaagatagatCATGACAATCACTTCAACGAATCTTAATTTTGTCTTTTAGGGAacatctttaataaaatatttcaatcaaTATGTGATTAAAGTAAAAGAAAGTCTCTGTCTTTCTTCTGTGTAATGTCCATAAATCCttctaaatttcatttttgaatTCAGTATTTCACTTTCACAGGAACCATCCAAACTAAATGATCTTCACCTCTACATAAGAATAATGAGATTTTTAGAATATCAGCAACCTCAATAAGAGTAAAAGCACGTCTTTCCAAATCATGATTCCACCCTCCGGAAGAAGGATCTAGTAGCTCAGCAACTTGCGCATTTGGAGATGATGTATTACACTTGGTGAGAACCTTTCTGTTATGAGAGTTAGGTACCTAGTTATCCTCTCAAACCCTTATATGATCCCTTTGTCCTATACTCCATAAACAACATGATTGTAACACATTTTGGCTTTACAAATACTTCTCCAAGCAAAAGAAGGATTACAACCCAAATTCAAATGCAGAAAATTacactttgaaaaatacttggctttaaaaactttttaaaacaaGGAATCAGTATGATGAAGAAgtctccaaccttgttttgaTAATAGAGCCAAGTTAAAAACCTCAAGATCCTTGAAATCCATTCCTCCCTTGATCCCAACCTACCCAATgaacttttatttcttcttgtCGCTAGCCCCACCAGAGTTAGTTTGAAACAACTCATAGTATAATTTGGAATATCATGCACAACTGCTTTGATGAGTACTTCATGACCTACCTGTGACAGGAGCTTTTCCTTCCACCCTTGGAGCTTTGCCAAGATCTTCTCCCTGACGTCTCGAAAGGTATGGGATTTAGATCTaccaaaaaaagatgaaaaaccaaGATATTTATCAAGAGATCTAACTTCTTGTTGAATCGCAGGGTTCTGTTGGATATAAACTAAACTAGAGTTCAACCCATTGGAAGCCCATTGTTAGGAATAAAAGGAAGAGATATGACAAGGAATAGATAAAGTTAAAGGACGTTGCTACGGAGCCCCCTACATTTGCCCCCTAACATGGCCTTGCCATGTGGCAAGGCACGTCaaccaatattataaaaaagaagaagaagagggaaacAAGAAATCACGGAAATGGGAAAGAACCCTATTTGAAAGTGAAGCCCCACTTGAAGCCctaagaaagagaaatccagATAGTCCATTTTGATGTTCGGCAGAACTGAGTGGAAAGTTACTGATTTGGAGGGCACTTGGTTAAAAATGTAGGcagcagtcaaaagtgcatccccccaaaaagaaattggtaggtttgcttgcGCCATTATTGACCTAACCATCTCAAGCAGTGCTCGATTTCTCATTTCCGCCAAGCCATTTTGCTATGGTGTATTCGGCATCGTCAACAatcttttaattcatttttcatcacaAGAGCCTTTTATGGAAATGCTTTTCTACAAGACGGTGTTATAATATTGGATttggattattcaaatataaatgagtctattgcttttctttctgcatctgataatttggattcatatacATGGCATGCTAGGCTTAGCCATATAGGGCAAAGATAGAATGGCTCGGTTAGCTCGAGAAGGCTTGATAAGCAATCTCGCTAAGGTCATCtgcccacatgtgaacattgtctaGCATGCCATgtatatgaatccaaattattagatgtaggaaaaaaaaagcaataaactcattcatatttgaataatccaaatccaatatcataTAACcgtcttgtaaaaaaatattaccataaaacaTATGgcccaaataaaaggaaacataattgttttcaaataaaatccgAAAACTATATCTTAATAGAGTaactacagaaagtaagtttcgtcggatATCGAGAGCGTATAGTACATTGTGGAGGAAAAAAGTGCAGCCACCCTGTAAGTCTAGCTTATAGGTACTAAGTCCAAGTACCTTCACGCTAGCTCCATTCTCCACCTTGATATCACGGCTCTTAGCTGGAATCCGGCAATACTCCACAAATCCGACTCTGTCTCACGCTATGTGTTCAGCCGCCCCTGAATCAATAGTTCACACATGATAAGAGTGAGCAACCATCATACGGCTGgttacaaaaacaatgcgagaaaagtcagagtgtacCTTCTTCGACTTAGTGTAGTCACGAGCGAAGTGGTCATTCTTTACATagttgaagcactctaatttTGACTTGTTCTTGCTGCGCTTGCCCCTCTTGCTGCGTTGAGAAGTTCCTaacaccttcttaatttgtccatCAGCCACCCCAATTTTGGACTTATTGTTcttaggccttgatgccttGCGTGAACCAGAATTAGCCACATAGACCGTATGATTGGGCTTAGCAGCCTCTAGGCGCTCAAcctccaattccaagtgacacgagacatcatcaaagtctttgatattctcaTTATGCATCAGgttctggctcatattctccCAAGAATTTGGTAGTGATCTTATCACTGCCTGGATTGTTGTTTATAGTCAGGTTATTTCCTACCGACTTAAGTTTATGAATCATGGTCGACATAGCCCTAAGATGTTGCTTTATCGACATAGCCCTAGTGGCTGaagttccaccaaacttcaacttcaaagccTCCCACATGCTTTAGACAGTGTCATAGATCTTGaactcacacattagatcattgtgcatgtTGCTTAACATTATTATATGCGCGCACTGacttttcttagcccattgagTATAAACTAGTTGATCTATCTTGTGTTGTTTCGAGTTTCCTTCCTCGGGCGTAGTAAGGGAGTGAGATAACTCTTGATCATCTAAGACATATTGGATTTTGCATTGCCAAATGTCGTAGTTCTCCCATTTGTTTAAATCTGCAATTATACTCTTGGATGACATTTCACTAGAATAcacaaaaaaatgatattacacatacacacacctaagaaatctGTCGCGTCCATCCaaactagaaaaaataataatttagacatgtcgcaagatcgaaaaatTGCTAGGTTCCAGAATCATCTTTTGCGCcacaatatccaattattaaatttttaatttaattctcgcgcaaatttaaaaaaaaacaaatatgagagaattaatcattataaatctcaaccatactcacactatcttaagtagtcaTCTAGACCTAGTCACATGTAAATACATAACCTACTAAAATCGCAGTAACCTTTTTGGCCAATTTACAAGAACAGTTACTTAGACTACAACAACTTATTAGGCCAGTCTACAAGGATAGTTACTCAGACTACAACGACATGTTGAGCCAATATATAATGGTTCTTTTAAGACCAATACggtccatttttcttgttccatcagtgcatttacaACTCTTACTGGGGCCACCGTAGTTTTTTGGCTATACAGTgtatttacagttcttactggggtcactgCAATTCTTTTAGCCTATCATTCACACTGACAATTCTAGTTAAGACTAATTAGTGGAAATTTCCTATTTTATCACTAAAAAATGAAGACTAATGTCTAAACATTCAAACCTAAcattcatagatgataaaataatcacatatccacatgttcaattcatatatatatgtaatcacatttaatctcaaatattaaataaaagatcacatgtaatataacattatggaattaaaaaaaaaaactagcatgaatataaccatatattcacatgtaatcacatttaatctaaaatattaaacaaaaaatcacatgtaatataacaatatatctaaacatatattaaatcatgcaaaaaaatttGCTagaccattttatttttgtgtttaaaaaaaaaaaagggctgtGTAAATGGCCcagaccattttttttaatctggaCTTGGGCTGGACGTTTCGGCCTAacacttgtttaaaaaaaaatggagccaTGAGGCCCAGGCCCAATGGAAAAAATAGATGACCTAAGGTCATTTTCTACCTCTAGCTCAGTCACTGTTCACATGAATAGTGCCCCTTCTTCATCAATGACTTGTAGTGGCTCAAGCAACTACCCATCGTCGGAGGAAGGAAGCTCGGAGTCGCTGCTGCACCCTTGTAGTGCTCGCGGACTCCTGTGGTGCGCACGACACCCCTGGTGTGTGTGGCACCAAGGTGGTGCACGCGGCACCCCGGCTGGATCCGCGCAGCACCTCCAAtggaggttttttctttttcttttttaaagatcagatgaaaaaaaatggtataaaaATGACACccaaataaatatgaaacatatgcgagaaaataaaatattataaactggAAGAAACTATAAAAACTCTGATATCAATATAAGAAAGTACagtaaaaaaatactttaaactcagcttataaaattttttcacaaaatttttcaaattaacaaATCTCAAATGTTTCCTTTTAATGACGAAGTGTATTGcgtaatataaaattaaagtaatacttaacaaaattatttatcaagagagaataaagaaagagaacttttgtataattcataTGGATCCAAAATCAAACTGGGGGCCTGCACACGGCTGGCCTTCACTTTACAGACGTTGAACGCCAGCCAGTATACTGTAATCAATTTGCAGACGTTGCATGCTGCTGCAACAATAACGCATGGCATTAAAGTCATCCATTGCCAGTAAAGTAACGTATTTACGTTACTACAAGCTGAAGGGAGGGGGTCAGCtcacgtgggcgcccctcctGCTATCTCAGTGGAATATAATGATGAAGAGAACAACTGGAGATTGAAAGGATAGCCAGAGGACATCAAGGAACATTTGTGTAACCACATGGAATATAGCTTCAGCTGGACCCCAGACTTGCTAATCAACAAGGACATGCACACTTGCTAGCAAAATGGGTTGCTGATACGAATACGTTTGAGTATCACTTcaaacttttatgtaaaatggGAGTAAGTTTTCGACCTACATATAATTCATGTGCTTTATTTTTGTAATCTTGATTCTTTAATATGAGTATCTTATtcgtgaaaaaagaaaagatagatCATGACAATCACTTCAACGAATCTTAATTTTGTCTTTTAGGGAacatctttaataaaatatttcaatcaaTATGTGATTAAAGTAAAAGAAAGTCTTTGTCTTTCTTCTGTGTAATGTCCATAAATCCttctaaatttcatttttgaatTCAGTATTTCACTTCCACAGGAACCATCCATGAATGATATATGTTGGCCCCCGGCCTCAACCTCATGCAATGCCCGAAACCTGCAAGAATTCTACGGCTATACATTCCCTCTCccttatattaatttgttaagtAATATTTCCTCTTCTTAAAATAGCAAAACCATTAATCCAAGTACCGACTGCATTGACAAACCTGCTGATTGAATCTATTTCCTTTCTCAGCCGCATGCACAATAAAAGCTTTTGACATTTTGCTGACAAATTCACGCAAGCTAGCCATATTTATCTTCCCCATATTTATTTCCATAATATTCCTCACCAAACTCCAAAAAGGAATACGTACGTTAGGCCATAAATGCATTTGCTATATTGTCTGCCAAGAGGCAGCTGACGAACCGCACATTAAATTAAGGTTCTTcacctttctttcttcttctttatttgcTCTTCAAGCAAGTTCCTCCTCAACCATCGATTCTCTGTCTGATCACTTTTTGAATacatcctttttcttttgaataaccATATTCCAAtcctatatatgtttgtgtCTACGTCGGAATAATCGAAAAACAAACAGCGCCATGACAATGTCGGGAACCGACGCTCATCTCCTAGTCTTCCCATACCCAGCACAGGGCCACATGATTCCTCTCCTCGACCTTACCCACCAGCTCGCCATCCGAGGCGTCACCATCACCATTCTCGTCACTCCAAGCAACCTTCCTCTCCTTGAACCTCTTCTCTCCGCCCACCCTTCCATCAACACCCTCGTCCTCCCCTTTCCTTCGCACCCGTCAATACCGCCGGGCGTAGAGAACGTCAAGGACCTGCCCCCCAACTCCTTCCGCGCCATGATGCTCTCGTTGGCCCAGCTCCACGAGCCCTTGCTCCGATGGTTCAGGTCCCACCCTTCGCCACCTGTGGCTATCATCTCCGACCTGTTCTTGGGCTGGACCCACTGCCTCGCGTGCGAGCTGGGTATTCGTCGCCTCGTTTTCTCACCGTCCGGTGCCATGGCCTTGTCTGTCATTTACTCTCTCTGGCGGTACCTACCGATGAGGCAGAAACAGAATTCCCGTGAAGAAGATGGTCAAGACGAGATCGTCTCGTTTCCCAATATCCCGGGTTCACCGAAATACCATTGGTGGCAGCTCTCTCCTGTTTATCGGAGTTTCGTTGAAACTAAAGGAGATCAGGACTCTGAGTTCATCAAAGATGGGTTTCTTGCTGACATGGAGAGTTGGGGACTCGTTATCAACTCGTTCGACAAGTTGGAACGAGTTTATTTGGAACATCTGAAAAGGGAGATGGGGCATGATCGGGTGTGGGCAGTGGGACCCTTACACCaatttgaagatgatgaagaaatcCGTGGGTCCAAGCAGAGGGGTGGGTCCAGCTCTGTGAAAGTGGAACAGATATCGTCGTGGCTTGACACCCGTGACGATCACGAGGTTGTGTACGTGTGCTTTGGGAGTCAAGCTAGGTTGCCCAACGATATCATGGAAAAGCTGGCTTTCGGATTAGAGAAGAGTGGGGTCCATTTTATTTGGGTGGTGAAGGAGCCTATAAATGGACACGTGGACAGCACGGTCCCACCAGGATTTGAAGATCGTGTGGCCAGGAAAGGTCTGGTGATACGAGGGTGGGCCCCACAAGTCCCAATACTGAGTCATCGGGCTGTCGGTGCATTCCTGACTCACTGTGGTTGGAACTCAACTCTCGAGGGCATAGTGGCCGGGGTGCCATTGCTGGCTTGGCCAATGAGTGCTGACCAGTTTTCGAATGCTACCCTTTTGGTGGAGGAGTTGAAGGTGGCAACAAGGGTGGGTGAGGGTTCACGAGTTGTGCCGGACTCGGATGAGCTGGCCCGAGTTTTGGCTGACTCGATTAGTAAGAATCTTACTAATCGGGTGATAAGGGAACGAGTTGCTGAGTTGGGCAGGGCTGCAATGGAGGCCATCAAAGAAGGTGGGAGTTCGATTGTGGAGTTGCAGTCGATGCATAATAAACTTGCCACGTTGGTATCGCCTCGCAATACCTTTAAATTCTCTGGTAACGAGGAAAATTAGCCAAGTTTGATCGACTAACGGGtggtcaagttttttttttttttttcatttaatttttattcgaaTCAGTTTCAACCTTTTatcgaattaaattttattgttataaacAGTtcatttaatactttttaaatattaaaaatagtttcGCTAGAAAATTTTTGTATGTTATACTTTTGTCGTGTTCTCGTCCCAATATAATGAGTTATATTATCAaccatcaattttttaaaataaaaaataaaaaataatctaagagAGATAAAAGtggtacaatttttttttttttttctccgcAAACTAATTTcattatagtaaaaataatacaattggatGCAGCCCAAAGTCTGAAATAAAAGCTTTACAAACAGGTGAATCCTTTTCATTGTAAAAATCTAATAAGCATTGAGGGATCTTGATCAGCGGGATGCTAACATACTGAATGTTGGTAGCGACCCATTGTGGAATGAAATGCGTGCATCGATTTTGTGATCGATATATTTTCGTTACTTtccaatttttaaaagtttggaaTAGAAATCGTGTCTCTTGCAATTCCTTCTATAGTCCAATCCAAATTGTTGTTTCTATTTATTGTTGAAATAGCCACTTGGGAGTCACCTTctacaatgatttttttgatattttttgtgtGGGCTTCTTGAATTCCAATTTGAGAATACATTGGATATTTTCCAAACCCAAGATTTGCTGTGATATTTTCCAGACCAATTTGAGAATCTAGTAAGTAgcgttctttttttattataaatatagacatttcttataagaaataataaactgaAGTAAGTCGACTTTATACAAATGGAATCGAATTTTATATAAATCGTATCcgtttaataatatatcataattttgtattcataaattactcatttaataaatgaatcgAGCTTAAGTAAATTTTAATGGAGTCAATTTGGAGCTACTTGTTGAGTAGTtatattcacaaaaataatctcataaatagatgtgattttatttgattcgttagatctattttacaacaaaagtaaatttagaaTCTGAcaaattatatcagtttgtaagattgtctttatataatctttttaagacTAGAGTATTTTCTAGCTCATTTATAATCGTATCTTTAACAATTTTTAGGcggtttttgtttttacttaatTACTATGGTGTggttggataatgagatgagataaattgagatgattttatatgagttgaataaaatattattaaaatattattttaaaatttgaaaaagttgaattatttattatattttatataaaaatttaaaaaaattataattatgaaatgataTAAGATTAGTTTAAGTGATTCTTTAAGAAATGTcaccaaaagatttttttcGAAAAAATTAGTTAACACGTTTTAGTTTTGCATCACATCtgtaattattaattgtatTGTGGTTAACGTAAAGAGATGATGAAAagacattaattaaaataaagataagaatattattttcacGTCTCTAATTGCATTTTAAACTTTGATATAACTTGGTGGAATGACTCCACCCTGTGTAACAGGTACTGGGggtattatttaatttctttcgtTATCACTTTTAGTTGCAAAAAGTATGCGATAGAGTTAGGTATAGATTACAGTTTAAagagagtaatattagatataattttaaagtatataaattttataaattttaattgtaaaaaggtaaaatttattattaaaagaattaaaattttcatatggaTGCtagatttattcaatttttttcaaaaaaattgccTCAACTtgataaattgtaaatattatttctttctaaaaaaatacatacaaaataataataataaaactgtATAGTGGATTTTGCGAATGAAAAATACTTATcgcattttcttctattttttatgaaataattttttcttacgcCGTGTCATCGCTTTCATGGGCCCGGTGACACAAAATCTGGTTACGTGTGTGGAGTAGACCCGCATTGGTTGTCAGCCTAGTCGACCATCAACATCAGAGCACGGGCATTTTGCCGGAGCACTCAAATGTCAatgacttaatttttttattaaagtattttatattggaGTAATTAAAATTTCAAGTTTACTGTTACATACCACCTGTAACGTCCATTTTT
Protein-coding sequences here:
- the LOC108993482 gene encoding UDP-glycosyltransferase 89B2, with product MTMSGTDAHLLVFPYPAQGHMIPLLDLTHQLAIRGVTITILVTPSNLPLLEPLLSAHPSINTLVLPFPSHPSIPPGVENVKDLPPNSFRAMMLSLAQLHEPLLRWFRSHPSPPVAIISDLFLGWTHCLACELGIRRLVFSPSGAMALSVIYSLWRYLPMRQKQNSREEDGQDEIVSFPNIPGSPKYHWWQLSPVYRSFVETKGDQDSEFIKDGFLADMESWGLVINSFDKLERVYLEHLKREMGHDRVWAVGPLHQFEDDEEIRGSKQRGGSSSVKVEQISSWLDTRDDHEVVYVCFGSQARLPNDIMEKLAFGLEKSGVHFIWVVKEPINGHVDSTVPPGFEDRVARKGLVIRGWAPQVPILSHRAVGAFLTHCGWNSTLEGIVAGVPLLAWPMSADQFSNATLLVEELKVATRVGEGSRVVPDSDELARVLADSISKNLTNRVIRERVAELGRAAMEAIKEGGSSIVELQSMHNKLATLVSPRNTFKFSGNEEN